One Verrucomicrobiia bacterium DNA window includes the following coding sequences:
- a CDS encoding (Fe-S)-binding protein, whose amino-acid sequence MGLAPSAGPAGGPSLLRHLDYAILQQCMHCGLCLPVCPTYEATHIERHSPRGRIALLRSVADGQLGMTETLAREMYFCLGCFACMTACPAGVNYAEMFEAARAEAELSGRLERPLRRLVRSVTIRWLFMDMRRLKALGRLLRLYEASGAQGLLRRSGLLRLLPRRWQELEAMTPPVQPRWSAQLIPPRLPAVGQRRHRVALLTGCAQDILFSEINRDTAEVLAANGCEVVTPPHQHCCGSLHAHNGELTLACELARRQLEQFPPGEYDAIITNAGGCGSHLRHYSRLLGEDPAWAATARAWDQKVQDIHEWLVRIGWRAPGGSQPKLRVAYHESCHLAHGQKIVAQPRALLRSIPNLELIELPESNWCCGSAGIYNVIQPEMARQLLERKLAHLRRTGAEVVATGNPGCLLQLMNGARSAGMRLRVVHPVTLLAEAYRRERRPEGAGQGGRAD is encoded by the coding sequence ATGGGACTAGCACCTTCAGCCGGGCCGGCCGGCGGGCCTTCGCTTTTGCGGCATCTGGATTATGCGATTCTGCAGCAGTGCATGCATTGCGGGCTGTGTCTGCCGGTGTGCCCCACCTACGAGGCGACGCATATTGAACGGCACAGTCCGCGCGGGCGGATTGCGCTGCTGCGGTCGGTGGCGGACGGCCAGTTGGGCATGACGGAGACGCTGGCCCGGGAGATGTACTTTTGTCTGGGCTGTTTTGCGTGCATGACGGCCTGCCCGGCCGGCGTGAATTATGCGGAGATGTTTGAGGCGGCGCGGGCGGAGGCCGAGCTGAGCGGGAGGCTGGAGCGCCCCCTGCGGCGGTTGGTGCGGTCGGTCACGATACGGTGGTTGTTCATGGATATGCGCCGGTTGAAGGCGCTGGGCCGGCTGTTGCGCCTCTACGAAGCGAGTGGCGCGCAGGGTTTGCTGCGGCGCAGCGGCCTGTTGCGCCTGCTGCCGCGGCGCTGGCAGGAATTGGAGGCGATGACCCCGCCGGTGCAGCCGCGGTGGTCCGCGCAACTGATTCCGCCCCGGCTGCCGGCGGTTGGGCAACGCCGGCATCGCGTGGCGCTGCTGACGGGCTGCGCGCAGGACATACTTTTCAGCGAGATCAACCGGGACACCGCGGAGGTGCTGGCGGCCAATGGTTGCGAGGTGGTCACCCCGCCGCACCAGCATTGTTGCGGCTCTCTGCATGCGCATAACGGCGAATTGACGCTGGCCTGCGAGCTGGCGCGGCGTCAACTGGAACAGTTTCCGCCGGGAGAGTACGACGCGATCATCACGAATGCCGGGGGCTGCGGGTCGCATCTGCGGCATTACTCCCGGCTGCTCGGTGAGGATCCGGCATGGGCGGCAACGGCACGAGCCTGGGATCAAAAAGTGCAGGACATCCATGAATGGCTGGTACGCATCGGTTGGCGCGCGCCGGGCGGCAGCCAGCCCAAGCTGCGGGTGGCCTACCATGAAAGCTGTCATCTGGCGCATGGGCAAAAGATTGTGGCCCAGCCGCGCGCCCTTTTGCGGTCCATTCCCAACCTGGAGCTGATTGAACTGCCGGAAAGCAACTGGTGCTGCGGGAGTGCGGGCATTTACAACGTCATTCAGCCCGAGATGGCGCGGCAGCTTCTGGAGCGCAAGCTGGCGCATCTGCGCCGCACGGGCGCGGAAGTGGTGGCCACGGGCAATCCCGGGTGCCTGCTGCAACTCATGAACGGAGCCCGCAGCGCCGGCATGAGACTGAGGGTGGTTCATCCGGTCACGCTGCTGGCTGAGGCGTACCGTCGGGAAAGGCGGCCGGAGGGGGCAG